A window of the Tachyglossus aculeatus isolate mTacAcu1 chromosome 2, mTacAcu1.pri, whole genome shotgun sequence genome harbors these coding sequences:
- the GGCT gene encoding gamma-glutamylcyclotransferase — protein MHRPFSFNTVSLSCARSRRLWGQMEPFQGKKEEEKKENFLYFAYGSNLLRERLQLGNPSATFYCVAHLQGFKLDFGNHQGRISASWHGGIATITESPGDEVWGVVWKMSTNNLCSLDKQEGVGSGMYVPIEVSVHTQEGEVLTCRSYQMNDYVSDVISPQYKKVICMGAKQNGLPSEYQKKLEAIETNHYKGAVKILQEIEEVMQ, from the exons ATGCATCGCCCTTTTAGCTTTAACACCGTCTCTCTCTCTTGTGCCCGAAGCCGCCGGTTGTGGGGCCAGATGGAGCCCTTccaagggaaaaaggaggaggagaaaaaggagaacttCCTGTACTTTGCTTATGGCAGCAACCTACTGAGAGAGAGGCTGCAACTCGGAAACCCCTCGGCTACTTTTTACTGTGTGGCCCACCTGCAG GGTTTTAAACTTGATTTTGGCAATCACCAAGGGAGAATAAGTGCTTCTTGGCATGGAGGCATAGCTACCATTACTGAGAGTCCTGGAGATGAAGTGTGGGGAGTAGTATGGAAAATGAGCACTAACAATTTATGTTCTCTGGATAA gCAAGAAGGGGTTGGAAGTGGAATGTATGTTCCAATAGAAGTTAGTGTTCATACCCAAGAAGGAGAAGTTCTCACCTGTCGAAGTTACCAGATGAATGATTATGTTTCTGATGTTATTTCACCGCAGTACAAAAAA GTTATCTGCATGGGAGCAAAACAGAATGGCTTACCATCTGAATATCAAAAGAAGTTAGAAGCCATTGAAACCAACCACTACAAAGGAGCTGTGAAAATTCTTCAAGAAATAGAAGAGGTTATGCAGTAG